The nucleotide window TTATGTTTGCTTCAATGCTTTTAAGAAAGCATTTTTTAGAGGTGTTAGGAGATTGATTGGTTTTGATGGGTGTTTTCTCAAAGGTGTGTGTAAAGGCCAGTTGTTAGTGGCAATTTGTAGAGATGGAAACAACCAAATGCTGCCTATTGCTTGGGCAGTTGTTGAGGTTGAGAATCAGTTTACCTGGACATGGTTTCTTGAACTAGTGAAGAAAGATCTTGATCTTGGAAAAGGGCAACAACTATCTATCATtattgatatgcaaaaggtaAGACCTTTATTGTCTTACtgttttattgtgttttttagttttgcattttaattattctttttctgtTATGTTTCTTTGTTAGGGTCTAGAAATTGTTGTTCAAGATGTATTGCCACTGGTTGAACACAGAAAATGTGCAAGACATGTTCTTGCAAATTGGTGTAAAAACTGGAAAGGAATTGAAAAAACANTTGGTTTTGATGGGTGTTTTCTCAAAGGTGTGTGTAAAGGCCAGTTGTTAGTGGCAGTTTGTAGATATGGAAACAACCAAATGCTACCTATTGCTTGGGCAGTTGTTGAGGTTGAGAATCAGTTTACCTGGACATGGTTTCTTGAACTAGTGAAGAATGATCTTGATCTTGGAAAAGGGCATCAACTATCTATCATtattgatatgcaaaaggtaAGACCTTTATTGTCTTACtgttttattgtgttttttagttttgcattttaattattctttttctgtTATGTTTCTTTGTTAGGGACTAGAAATTGTTGTTCAAGATGTATTGCCACTGGTTGAACACAGAAAATGTGCAAGACATGTTCTTGCAAATTTGTGTAAAAACTGGAAAGAAATTGAAAGACGAAGAGTATTTTGGAGGATTGCCAATCCACATTTGAAGCTGGGTTGAAGGATAATATACATGCAATGAAGAAATTAGGAAAAGAATGTTTGGATGATCTTTTATGGTTCAACTTGGATACATGGTGCAATAAGTATTTTCAAGACTATAGCAAATGTGATGTTGTGGACAACAATATGGCAGAAAGCTTTAATGCTTGGATATTGCCTGCAAGGTATAAAACAATCATCACAATGCTTGAGGAGATAAGGGTGAGATGATGAAAAGAATTAGTGATTTGAGAGAGTTCTCAAACACTTGGATCACTGATATATCTCATATGTCTTTGaagattttgcaagaaaatattgaagAGTCTATGCAATGTAACTTGACTTGAAATGAAGAAAGAGGTTTTGAGATTAAACACCATGGATTTACACATATTGTGGACGTTGTTAGTAGGAGTTGTAGTTGCAGATCTTGGCAGCTCAGGGGGATTCCTTGTCCTCATGGTGTTGCTTCCCTTCattacaagaagttggaaccAATCAATTTTGTGGCTAGTTGTTATAGCAAGGAAACCTACCTCAACACATATGTCCATTTTATTCAGTCAATGAATAACATGAAAATGTGGCCAAACATCAAATAATTCAATTGTAAAGCCACCAAAGATCAAGAAGATGCCTGGAAGACCAAGTAAGGTTAGAAGAAAAGAAGCAAATGAAAGCAAAAAAACTGGAAAGCTTATCAAAAGAGGTGTTGTTATGACTTGTAGCAAATGTGGTACACAAGGACACAATAAAAGAGGATGTCCTACAAGAAATCAAGTTGGTCCAAGTCAATCAACTGAACCATCTTCTTAGGCAAGAGGTACTGGTCCAAGTCAGTCAGCTGAACCATTTTCTCAGACATGGatacttttatttgttactttcaAATGTAAGTTATATGTACATGTATACGTATTGATATATCAATATATAGGCTACTAAAAGAGCAGCAGTAGGCAACAACAAGGGGTAGTAGTTCAACTCAATCAGCTAGAGCTTCTTCACATTCCACCACAAATAATGAAAATGGTAGAGGAAGAGGCACAAGAACTGCTACAAACACAAAGGTAATATATCTAATTATTCTATCATTTATAGacaacataaatatgatttaatatTTTGGTTTCAAAGTACAGACTGTAAATGGTAGagggagaggtagaggtagaggtagatGAGCAGGAACAAGTAGATGAAGAGGAATGTCTCAAGAAAGAAATGTGAATGAAAGACTAGGTAGAGGAAGAGGAATGACTCAACATATAGTCAAACTAGTTCTGAAGTAACCTGCAGTGGAAGAGGCCTAGAAAGAGGGAAGAGACCAATAGAACATGAGGACATCAGTGGAGGACAAACAGGACCTTTTAAAAGGCCAAGAATAATAGGTGTTGGCATATACCAAGCTCTCAATGTAAGTTTACAATTGTCAATGCAAGCCTAAATATCTTTTGATTTGAATGTGTATTTATTTGACTAAGTAGCCTAGATTGCCAAGTAGAAGAGTCATCAATACTAGTACAAGAGTGACAGAGAGGGCTAATGTTGTTACTGGTGATATTGGCTACACACCAGTACGTGGATTCAAATGGAAGGGGAAGACAACTATTACCTGTAGCAATCTAGAAAGAATGAGGGCTGAAAAGGTTATCCAAACTAGGTTTGCAGCTACTGCTAATAGCCAAAGCCAAACAAGTTCAAGTTGGAAGACTCTTGTGCCATGGAAGTAGGGCAttttgatgttgtcttgttcattttgataaataaattttaattttgtatattttggtgtTACTTTTGGTTGGAATCAAACTCAATTTTGCATGTAACCAAACAAAACTTGAGTGATTATGTTGCAATGAAGTCCTCTTTTTGATCAGTTTTTTTGTTCCCCTTTTATTTGTAGTTGAACATATTTTTGAAGTTTCTCAGATGGTTACCACAATAATATAGACAACCAAATACATTAACAACTTGTTCAAATCATAATTTGTTCGACAACAAAGACCAACAAAAACTTGAGCATTCAACAACTTCCATCCGTCAAGTTACACACACCTACAACTAGAAAGATCAAGACAATTAGCTTCTAGTTACACACACCTACAACTTCAAAAAGTTGAAAGTAACTAAAGATGTCTATGGCAATTTTGGTTGCACACACCTACAACTTCCATCCTTCACATTCTTGGTTAgacttaaaaaaagaaaacacacAATAACGATCGAGACAATTAGCTTCAAGTTACAACATttgctcttctttttctccttcatCACGACTTGGTTACTTTCAACACGACTTTCATAGCATGTCAATGCTTCTTCTAACTCCTTAATTCTCTTTGCCAATCTCGAAATAGCATACTCGGATCGTATATCAACATCTTCACGATCCCTTTATCTAAAGAAGTTGCACGCATCCTCCTAAAATacgcaaaaaataaattaaagaaaaatacataagcAAAAGATCTCCGGAAAAGAATTAGGAAACATACACGATAGTGTGGACAAGACCAAAATCTTCGATCTGGATTATGTTCCGACCATGAAGTTTACATTGATAGTAAGTCACTATGTTTGCATCGCAATTTCACTCACAATATTGGATCATTCCCATCATACAAATACGATTCAACATTTCATTTGACATTTTCAGTCGAAACCTAATcataaaattaagaagaaattaaatcataaaaaatttcaaattaacgCTTTCTACtagaaattaaaagataaaacgAATTACTACCTTATTTTCTTGGGGAAGATGATGAATTCGTCAAACAGAAAGCACCAACGTTGATCTTGCtatgaaaaaaaataggaaatcGAAAAATTAGGGCTACCAACGGCTATTGTGGGTTTAAAGTTGGGGAAGATGATATAAAgtgattaaataattaataataaagaaagaaaatgacacatgtcactTTTAATCTGGTTAATGACGGTGAAAACACTACATGACACGCCTCATGTGCGTGGTAAAAACTCAAACAaggaaatgggtcaaaatgNttttttatcaattaattttaaaattgcattgtttacatgtcattagttacgttcattatattttttttatattttttttaatatatattcattttatttgttacattcgttaatattcattttgatattttgcacaacctagaaatttattcaaatacagATAATATTTCATACACAGATATTTTGTTGATCGATAATTTTGATCCacgattttaaaataatgatattaTAGTTTCCAACTCCCTATATAAAGAATAGTTTGTCTATTAGGTCAAGGGTggtgaattattatttttgagaagggggtaaaaaaattccaaagagaaaaaaccctaatttttttctctcccaCTTTTCTTCCTTAGCCGCCACCTCCCAGAAACCCACCAGAATCAGACCAAAACTCCACTCCCTTTTACCCATTAACGAagggaaaagggttaaaaatgcccttaacgtatctcaaatggttcaaaaataccctttttccaccttttggtttaaaaatgcCCTCAACGTTTTTTTAAGGTTCAAAATTGCCCTTTATTAACAGCCCACTAACATAATAAATGATGACTCATTTAATTAGCCAAGTGACTTTATCTTATTGGTCCACCTAATTTTTAAAATCCAGCCCAACGACCCGACCCATCTGTGCTACAAAAACTTAAACCCACCCAAAAACCCATTTTCATATTAACCTATCTTATCTTTGAGCTCCATTTTAGGACGACTCTCAACCTCTTTTGTAGCATTCGACGATGGCGATTGAGGGTTGCAAATCACAACACCTCTAGTTATGTTCTTCAGATaatacttttttgtttcttcaatcTTTTACACAGTTGATTCCATTACTCTGCAACTTAGGTAATGTTTTGCTTTTTTAGGAGTTTGATTAGGAGTTTGTAGAGGTGGGTTTACAGCAGAATCTTGATATTGATCAGTTTCAGATTTCTGTTGGAATTATGAGATGTTTTTGCTTGAGAATTGTTGAAATTCAGGTCAATTATTGACTTTTGATGAGCTTTTCTGCTCTGGGTCGGTTTGTTCCTAAGCTTTCAAGGCATTTTCTGAAGATATGTAGGGGGATTCTATTAAAGATGTCTGTAAATTGCAAATTGTTGGGCACGAATTAGAGCTTCTCTTCAAGTTTTAGGTTGAAGAAGGCCAGAGAGTCTTTGCTAGGACCAAATTGTGGGTGGAGATGGGAAATGAAGCTTTTGTTTTTATGGCTCATTTTCTTTGGAATTGGATTTTTTGGTTGGTCATTAGCTTGAATGGTGGTGTTTATAGTTGGAAGCAGGAGGCTTCAGAACCAAATGAAGATaaatcttattttcttcttgaaCGTTTCAATGTCAGCAAGGAACAAATTCAAGATTTAGCTAACCTTATTCTTTGTAGTTCttccttccttttcttcttgAAATTAACTGAAGGAAGtaggaagaaagaagagagttAGAACAAATGGAAACAAAAGATCCAAAATTAATCGGTCATATTGGGTCAGATTTGAAATGGATTTCTAAATTAAGTGggtcatatattttgaaataggTAAAGAAAATCCATGTCACAATTGCCATGTCATTGTTCTGTTAATAAAGGGCAATTTTGAACCTTAAAAAAACGTTGAGGgcatttttaaaccaaaaggtggaaggagggcatttttgaaccatttgagatacgttaagggcatttttaacccttttcccttatgcttgcattaattatacatagattattttaatgcattgtttggtttgatgcattaaaaatagtatgtatggcattaaaaaaattatttacaaagatacccttgacttttatggtggaaaagatgtaaaaaaggTTTTGAGGGGTAAGTAGGTCTTTTATCatattaatgcatgcattaaaaccattgcattgctaatacatagaaatccatggtattagcaatgcactccttaatacacaatagagtgtataactaatacaagcattagttatacataggttgaAAAAGaataccaaacaaggtactaataATACACAAGGTTaatatatgcattattttttctaatacactctaccaagcGACCCCATGTATGCCATCAAGGATAAAGAAACAATGACTCAGTAAATAGAACAAAAGCACAATCGCGTAAATAGTTTGAGCCATTGGTCCAATAAGAGTAAACATATTGGGTTGAATccaatttgaataaatattttatctaataaataattttccCAACTAATATGTGTGAATCTATGCACTATTTCATGTAAAACATTCATTAGGTAagaattatttcattttttattttgcattaaataatatataaatttcctTATAATTTATATCTATATTAATTACACTGATTTTTAAATAGTCAATAAAacatcatattaattttatacattaataacctatttccaatttatcaattaaatatcatataaattagggaaaatacataaaaacacccCTGAACTTGGCAACAAAACTTActttaatacaataatatattagtaaaatatacttttaacaaaaatattacttttttcatttataaattggGAAAGGTAATCCACTCCGCAGCCTCAATTCTTCCGTCTCTTCACTCTACAGACCCTCCAAAACCCTTATCATCCACCGCCGTCCACGGCGGCGTACTCCTCATTTCTCCGTCATCCCCGGCGAACCAGCAATGGCATCTACACCGGTGTCAGAACTCTCCGATGGACCAGTCCTGAGTGTGATCAACAAGCGTCTCCGTGCTCTTCGCAAGAAACACAGCCGCATTCTCCAAATGGAAGAATCCCGCACGAAAGGAAAAACTCTCAACAAGGAACAAGAAGAAACTCTCCGTTCCAAATCCGCTGTTATTGCTGCCATTGATGAGCTCGAGAAGCTTCGTCAACCACTCGCTGCCGCTGTGGTTGAAGAAATCAACCTCTCCACTGAACAACGCCAAGTTTCTCCGGCAGAATCCGCCCTTGATACGGCTATTGATTCTACTAACAAGGGAGAACCTGCACGCGAGGGTGTTTTGGAGGTTGAGGATTTACTTAATCTATTGTACTTTGGTAGTATGTTTGATGTGAAGTCATTGCAGAGTGATTTTACACCTACGATGTTGACGAGGACTATGGAGAGAGCCTGTTGTTTGAGCTACGATTGTATGCCGGATGATGAATCAACGGACGTGATGGATCTGTTAGGGGAGAGAGATTTGGATTTGATTTCGATGCTTAGTGGGTTGCTTGTTTCACGGCCTGTTAACTCTCCCTTGTCACACAAGCACGCTCTTCAGAAATGTATTGAGCACGCAAAGCTATGGCTTTCAAAGTCCGAGCAGCCCATTGAACCCAATTCCGATACTACTTGTGAGTATAATTTTCTTTCTCCCGATAAAAAGAACTATTTTTTACTTTGCCAGGAGTTGATATAGCATATATAAATAGTGTGCCCACTAGTTTGGATCGAGGTTTAGTTGTTGTGGTCATTGTTATCAGGGcatttgcattttttttaattgtcagGGAATGGATATAGAAGATTCATGTATCTAACCCTAACTAGGTTGTAATGAGGTTTAGCTGTTGTTGTacaaaaaaatgcattttaGCTAGATATGTCAAATTATTGGGGTCTGGGGTGATTATAGCTGGTTATGTCCCAAATTTGCAGATGCCGGGCTGAGATCAAAGCTCGATAAGATCATTGCTTCACTATATTTTACCACAGACCCTGTTAAAGTGGAGGCAGCTGCTGGTAAATATGGGTCTTATTCAGTGCCAGTAGAAGAGCATGTGGAGACTGTGACTATTGATGTACCCTTGCAAGTGGACGCCCCAAGTGTGCAGTATGAGCAGAAGGTAAATGCTTATTTAAGTAAAGCGTCTATAGTCTATTTACTATATGTAAGGTCTGAAAACATATTGCAAACTTATGTGAAATACTGAAATCTGATTGATTGTTGGATGCACATAGAATTTGtttgtttctatatttttatggCTGAATGGTAAGGTTTAACTCATTGATCATTCTGCTATGTCTATTGTTTGCAATTGCTGTATAGTTAATGTAACTGTTGAGGTAATGTTAAGGCCCAGTGAAGCTTCTGCTTTGCTTCGCTATGGTCCTTTGATTTGGTTaccatattatttattgttgctattattctttcttcatcattttctacTTGGCTTTTTTACTACTGTATTTCCTTTTCATATTGTTTTTGAATTGCTTTACTTGAGGTgagggtctatcgaaaacaacctctctaccctcACAAGGAAGGGGTAAGGCTACATACACACCACCCACTCCAGACTATTTGTTGTTGAAGCTTCTGCTTAAGTTGGTGTCTTACCTTGCAATTCACTTCTATGGTACTTCAAAAGCAGAAGCCTCCATTCCTCACTCCTTTGAAGGAACAAGATGTTCTGGTTTGGCGTGTTGGTTTTTTAACTTGTAAGACTTTGCACATGTCATGTTCTCTAGGTTAGGTAAAGGGGGTGTATATCTCCCATTGTTTTGGGGAGGGATATTCACCTAAGAGGTTtgccttattttatttttctgtaaCAATAATATGTTCTTTCCTTGTTATTTATTGTGTCATAAAGAGCTCATAATTTCTTATACATTGGTCCTTGTGTGCTTTCTATGTGGTCTTAGATGGAGGTCCTTAAGAGTAATACTAATAAATTGCATGCAATTTTCCTTGCTATTTGCTATAAATGCTGTTATAAATAACATACAGTTGTCATCCAACTGTCCATCAGTCGGAGAATGGAAGGCTGTGCTAATGTTACATGACTTCAATTGTGGGCACATATTCAACATGCAAGCTTAAGAAAGTAGGTGGAATTTAGCAGATTGAGATAGTGTGTAAAGTAATAACTACACAATTCAGGGAATTTTGGATGGTAGAATTAGAGAGGATTCGTGTTAAAGACGCAGCTTTAATTTCATTCTCTAAATAAAGAAGTGATTTTAACTTGCTATGCATGTTATTAAGAAATACATCCCTTTGGACTTGTTAATTTTTTGGATgagtaattttgaaaaaaaaaaagtttcttaGGAATTCATCTAAGAGTATTATATTCTCCTTAAATTTGCTATTTCTACTGAAGATTCTTTGGCGAAGTTCTTGGCTAGAACTTACTGTCATCtggaacataaataaaaatgctAATATTTCTACAAAACCAAGTATTCTATATATTCTAGGAAATTCTCAATATTAGAATCGGAGATGGGTACAAGATTCTTCTTTGCAAGTCACTTGTGATTTTATTAAGACTCATGTAGCCTTGTTAGCGACTTAGAATATGCCTTTTTCAGTATGTGTTGGTTCTAAAGTGAATAAGACTTGCAATTTTTTCCATGTCCTTTGTTCCAGTTCCACATCATTTTGTTCTTGTGATGCACTTGAGAGTTTAGCTGACGTGCGTTCTGGCACCCCAATGGCCCAACCTTAACCAGAGTAGGCTTGTAGTAAATTGTTGGAAATGGGAAAAAATTTGAGTTTGAGAGTTGGTACTTGTAGTGTTtcgttatatattaaaaactcCTTGAAGGTGAAGTCCACTGGGGTCCACGGCTGTGGGGGGTTAGAAGGGTTGAGGTTCACATTGTTAGGCTATCCAACAGATAAGTAACGACAAACCTTATTACCTGGCTGCGTGGATAA belongs to Solanum stenotomum isolate F172 chromosome 1, ASM1918654v1, whole genome shotgun sequence and includes:
- the LOC125864173 gene encoding uncharacterized protein LOC125864173, which produces MASTPVSELSDGPVLSVINKRLRALRKKHSRILQMEESRTKGKTLNKEQEETLRSKSAVIAAIDELEKLRQPLAAAVVEEINLSTEQRQVSPAESALDTAIDSTNKGEPAREGVLEVEDLLNLLYFGSMFDVKSLQSDFTPTMLTRTMERACCLSYDCMPDDESTDVMDLLGERDLDLISMLSGLLVSRPVNSPLSHKHALQKCIEHAKLWLSKSEQPIEPNSDTTYAGLRSKLDKIIASLYFTTDPVKVEAAAGKYGSYSVPVEEHVETVTIDVPLQVDAPSVQYEQKEEAVSSQAIETNDIHISNNIELQQGGQDINQPAEPEEVVFEVEGVDNMKDADFNEQQSVPRRSYQNQNYRGNRGGSVGDHRGYSNGRGGRGRGGSYQNGRNQYYDQSSNYQQRNYNNYRGRGGRGGGGGYNHYASGDQAGSYSASDLR